In one window of Abyssisolibacter fermentans DNA:
- a CDS encoding PTS sugar transporter subunit IIC, producing MLAIVKGMMLLLLVLIVFSGFSLKAPKGDKAMSGLAGAAVATFLVEAIHKYISGDFLHFEFLGEVGNASGSMGGPIAAIYVCINMGVNPVYAMVAGAATAKLGILPGFMAGYLVGLFAPKLEEKLPKGVDIIIGALTIAPIARLIAVLFTPIVNSTLLSIGDIIRVAADQSPYIMGFLLGGIIKILCTSPLSSMALTAMLGLQGLAMGIAAISSFGGAFTNGVVFKRLNIGDSKNVISVMLEPLTQADIITKNPFPIYFSDFIGGGLAGIAAAHFKIINNAPGTASPIPGLLAPFGFNPPLKVLLALGFAMIGGLIGGYVGTTVIKYMKNRKMKIARVRNL from the coding sequence ATGTTAGCAATTGTAAAAGGAATGATGTTATTATTATTAGTTTTAATTGTATTTTCAGGTTTTAGTTTAAAAGCACCAAAGGGAGATAAGGCAATGTCAGGTCTAGCGGGTGCAGCTGTTGCAACATTTCTAGTAGAAGCAATTCATAAATATATTAGTGGTGACTTCTTACATTTTGAATTTTTAGGGGAGGTAGGAAATGCATCTGGAAGTATGGGAGGACCTATTGCAGCAATATATGTGTGTATAAATATGGGAGTAAATCCTGTATATGCAATGGTAGCAGGAGCAGCAACTGCAAAGCTGGGGATATTACCAGGATTTATGGCAGGTTATTTGGTAGGATTATTTGCACCTAAGCTTGAGGAAAAACTTCCAAAGGGTGTAGATATAATAATAGGAGCTTTGACTATAGCGCCTATTGCTAGACTAATTGCAGTATTATTCACACCAATTGTAAATAGTACTCTTTTAAGTATAGGAGATATAATAAGGGTAGCAGCTGATCAATCACCATATATTATGGGATTTTTACTAGGAGGAATTATCAAGATTCTATGCACATCACCTTTAAGTTCTATGGCTTTAACAGCAATGCTTGGATTACAGGGTTTAGCTATGGGAATAGCTGCCATAAGCAGTTTTGGAGGAGCATTTACAAATGGAGTTGTTTTTAAGAGATTGAATATTGGTGATTCAAAAAATGTTATATCAGTAATGCTAGAGCCATTAACACAGGCAGACATAATAACAAAGAACCCATTTCCAATATATTTTTCAGACTTTATTGGTGGAGGACTTGCAGGAATAGCAGCAGCACATTTTAAAATAATAAACAATGCACCAGGAACAGCTTCGCCAATACCAGGCCTGCTCGCTCCTTTTGGATTTAATCCACCATTAAAAGTGTTATTAGCACTTGGTTTTGCAATGATAGGAGGGCTAATAGGTGGTTATGTAGGTACAACTGTTATTAAATATATGAAAAATAGAAAAATGAAGATTGCAAGGGTGAGAAATTTGTAG